The following proteins are encoded in a genomic region of Mycobacterium kiyosense:
- a CDS encoding permease: MIASAAVRFKLLNLRYAVAHWKRSLSCVAAVMIASALLVAIAGIYSSLTKSVATMSEDLYGKAAFEVTGAADSGMPDSLVAQLRAVDGVAAAEPIVKATVNTPRSGTTLLGVGPDIRVLDNRVGNELVQQADQDKSHGSLADGAIAGPGLGTAPGGQVEVNGVRVNVVFVPKGDLAEKYNAGDYVIVPLPLAQNLLHQPGRVTSVFVVAKPGADLNALSTDLVRVVDHRAVVAEPQFRVAQTDNSVSLTRDTLLLVGSIALVVAMFIVFNTMNMAVVQRRPMIATLRALGAKRGDLARDLLAEVTLLGLLGGLLGAPLGAAMSYLAIKRLPPLMLQSVDVKPDYFFPGSAIAVVVALGVVACVLGAAWPAMMVFRASPIAAMRPVELESLGDDRTKPHRAGVAVGVLLMALAFFTATRLHDEKTFAAGILVLAGILTLCWALGPTLVVLGSRIAALMGPSGQVSRSTMTASAKRTWANLMIVTIAVALGSVTSGVLTDVVDSTGGFFSSLAGADMYLSAASKDVVPISPLIPHGTDGEVRAIPGVVAVKPVQYAYVNVGSDRVLVVGSDPGTVTPAFAAMDKSVRAQVEAGDGVVISRQLSRHLHRGVGDKLTLSTPSGEQAVPILGVVDYLTTERGMIAMSLDHMKSWFQRDGATYLEVHVDNPKNAPAILNQLEKIAAARGLYAFSGQDAVDSGKGAVAQIGSLAVFVQWIVALLAAMALFNAFMISVIERTREIGVLRAMGASRRYVTKSILVEATSIALLGGVLGMLTSVVVHRLGTLIMSSVTAITVRYSFSPLDLLTVLVAVILCWSGALLPASRAAKSTIVDALEVE; encoded by the coding sequence ATGATCGCCTCGGCGGCCGTCCGCTTCAAACTGCTCAACCTGCGGTACGCGGTTGCGCACTGGAAGCGATCGCTGAGCTGCGTGGCTGCGGTGATGATCGCCTCCGCGCTGCTGGTGGCCATCGCCGGCATCTACAGCTCGCTGACCAAGTCGGTGGCCACGATGTCCGAAGACCTCTACGGCAAGGCCGCTTTCGAGGTCACCGGCGCGGCCGACAGCGGCATGCCCGACTCGCTGGTCGCGCAGCTGCGCGCCGTCGACGGGGTGGCCGCGGCCGAGCCGATCGTGAAAGCCACGGTGAATACTCCCCGTTCCGGCACAACGCTTTTGGGTGTCGGCCCGGACATCCGGGTGCTGGACAACCGGGTGGGCAACGAGCTGGTGCAGCAGGCGGATCAGGACAAGTCGCACGGCTCGCTGGCGGACGGGGCTATCGCCGGTCCCGGCCTCGGAACGGCGCCGGGCGGCCAGGTCGAGGTCAACGGCGTCCGCGTCAACGTGGTGTTCGTGCCCAAGGGCGACCTCGCCGAGAAGTACAACGCCGGCGACTACGTGATCGTCCCACTTCCGTTGGCGCAGAACCTCTTACACCAGCCCGGCCGGGTGACGTCGGTGTTCGTGGTGGCCAAGCCCGGCGCCGACCTCAACGCGTTGAGCACCGACCTGGTGCGGGTGGTCGACCACCGGGCAGTGGTGGCCGAACCGCAGTTCCGGGTTGCCCAGACCGACAACTCGGTCTCGCTGACCCGCGACACGTTGCTGCTGGTCGGGTCGATCGCGCTGGTCGTCGCGATGTTCATCGTGTTCAACACGATGAACATGGCTGTGGTGCAACGCCGCCCGATGATCGCCACGCTGCGGGCGCTCGGCGCCAAACGCGGTGACCTGGCCCGCGACCTGCTGGCCGAAGTGACACTGCTCGGCTTGCTCGGCGGACTGCTGGGCGCGCCGCTGGGTGCCGCGATGAGCTACCTCGCGATCAAGCGTTTGCCCCCGCTGATGCTGCAGTCGGTGGACGTCAAGCCGGATTACTTCTTCCCGGGCAGCGCGATCGCCGTGGTGGTCGCTTTGGGCGTGGTGGCCTGCGTGCTGGGCGCCGCCTGGCCGGCGATGATGGTCTTCCGGGCTTCGCCCATCGCCGCGATGCGCCCGGTCGAGCTGGAGAGCCTGGGCGACGATCGAACCAAACCGCACCGGGCCGGCGTGGCGGTCGGCGTGCTGCTGATGGCGCTGGCGTTTTTCACCGCAACCCGGCTGCACGACGAAAAAACTTTCGCCGCAGGCATTTTGGTGCTGGCTGGCATCCTGACACTGTGTTGGGCGCTGGGGCCCACGCTGGTGGTACTCGGTAGCCGGATCGCGGCGCTGATGGGGCCCAGCGGTCAGGTCAGTCGCTCGACCATGACCGCGTCGGCCAAGCGGACCTGGGCGAACCTGATGATCGTCACAATCGCCGTGGCACTGGGCAGTGTGACCAGCGGCGTGCTGACCGACGTGGTCGACTCGACCGGTGGCTTCTTCTCCTCGCTGGCCGGTGCGGACATGTACCTGTCCGCCGCGTCCAAGGACGTCGTCCCGATCAGTCCGCTGATTCCCCACGGCACCGACGGCGAAGTTCGGGCCATCCCGGGCGTCGTCGCCGTGAAGCCCGTCCAGTACGCCTACGTCAACGTCGGCAGCGACCGGGTACTGGTGGTGGGCTCCGACCCCGGCACCGTGACACCCGCCTTCGCCGCCATGGACAAGTCGGTGCGGGCCCAGGTCGAAGCCGGTGACGGCGTGGTGATCTCCCGCCAACTCAGCCGACACCTGCACCGCGGGGTCGGCGACAAACTGACGCTGAGCACCCCCTCCGGCGAGCAGGCGGTGCCCATCCTCGGCGTGGTCGACTATCTCACCACCGAGCGCGGCATGATCGCGATGTCGCTGGATCACATGAAGTCATGGTTCCAGCGCGACGGGGCGACCTACCTGGAAGTCCACGTCGACAACCCGAAGAATGCGCCCGCAATCCTGAACCAACTCGAAAAGATCGCTGCCGCAAGGGGGCTGTACGCATTCAGCGGTCAGGACGCAGTGGACTCGGGCAAGGGCGCAGTCGCCCAGATCGGATCCCTGGCCGTCTTCGTGCAGTGGATCGTCGCACTGCTGGCGGCGATGGCGCTGTTCAACGCGTTCATGATCTCGGTGATCGAGCGCACCCGGGAGATCGGCGTGCTGCGCGCCATGGGTGCCTCGCGACGCTACGTGACGAAGTCGATTCTGGTGGAGGCCACCAGCATTGCGCTGTTGGGCGGTGTGCTCGGCATGCTGACCAGCGTGGTGGTGCACCGGTTGGGCACGCTGATCATGAGTTCGGTGACCGCCATCACGGTGCGGTATTCGTTCTCCCCTCTCGACCTTCTCACCGTCCTGGTGGCGGTGATCCTTTGTTGGAGCGGGGCATTGCTACCCGCGTCTCGGGCCGCGAAGTCGACGATCGTGGACGCGCTGGAAGTGGAGTGA
- a CDS encoding peptide ABC transporter ATP-binding protein has product MLIEIAAVSRTYQRGQELVKAVDNVTLTLGNEKLVAITGQSGSGKSTLLHLIGGIDRPDEGSIKVDGEELSRKSDDEQSEYRRRKVSFIFQFFNLLPTLTAWENVAMPRVLDGSSIKEARNDACELLAMVGLGDRIDHKPSQLSGGQMQRVAIARSLIMKPGVVLADEPTGNLDSESGRNILALLRKIADDGACSVLMVTHDPNIAAAADREIVMRDGKVVEHA; this is encoded by the coding sequence ATGCTTATCGAGATCGCGGCGGTGAGCAGGACCTATCAACGGGGCCAGGAACTGGTCAAGGCGGTCGACAACGTCACCCTCACGCTGGGCAACGAGAAGCTGGTCGCCATCACCGGTCAGTCCGGTTCCGGCAAGAGCACGCTGCTGCACCTGATCGGCGGCATCGACCGGCCCGACGAGGGCTCCATCAAAGTCGACGGCGAGGAGCTGTCCCGCAAGAGCGACGACGAGCAGTCCGAGTACCGCCGCCGCAAGGTGTCGTTCATCTTCCAGTTCTTCAACCTGCTGCCCACCCTGACCGCCTGGGAGAACGTGGCGATGCCCCGGGTTCTGGACGGGTCCTCGATCAAGGAGGCCCGCAACGACGCCTGCGAACTGCTGGCGATGGTCGGGCTGGGCGACCGCATCGACCACAAACCCTCGCAGCTGTCCGGCGGTCAGATGCAACGCGTCGCAATCGCCCGCTCGCTGATCATGAAGCCGGGCGTGGTGCTGGCCGACGAGCCGACCGGGAACCTGGACTCCGAGTCCGGCCGCAACATCCTGGCGCTGCTGCGCAAGATCGCCGACGACGGCGCGTGCTCGGTGCTCATGGTCACGCACGACCCGAACATCGCGGCCGCGGCCGACCGCGAGATCGTGATGCGCGACGGCAAGGTCGTCGAACACGCATGA
- the ndhA gene encoding NADH dehydrogenase NdhA, with amino-acid sequence MTPVASEPSADKRHHVVIIGSGFGGLNAARNLKRADVRVTLISKTTTHLFQPLLYQVATGILSEGDIAPTTRLILRKQKNVRVLWGEVSEVDLNAKTVTSHLMGMWTVTSYDSLIVASGAQQSYFGNDEFATYAPGMKTIDDALELRGRILSSFEAAEVALDPAERERRLTFVVVGAGPTGVELAGEIVQLAERTLAGAFRTITPTDCRVILLDAAPAVLPPMGEKLGLKAQRRLEKMDVEVQLNAMVTAVDYQGITVKDKDGTERRIGCACKVWAAGVQASPLGKMLAEQSDGTETDRAGRVIVEPDLTVKGHPNVFVVGDLTSVPGVPGMAQGAIQGARYVTNVIKHIVKGHDDPATREPFKYHDKGSMALVSRYSAVAQIGKIEFAGFFAWLAWLLLHLIYLVGHRNRLAAMFSWGISFLGRTRGQMAITSQMIYARVVTNWMEEQAEQGALAAAEQTDEAERKAAG; translated from the coding sequence ATGACGCCCGTAGCCAGCGAACCCTCGGCCGACAAACGCCATCACGTCGTCATCATCGGAAGCGGGTTCGGCGGCTTGAACGCGGCCAGGAATCTCAAGCGGGCCGACGTGCGGGTCACACTGATCTCCAAGACCACCACCCACCTGTTCCAGCCGCTGCTGTACCAGGTGGCGACCGGCATTCTGTCCGAAGGCGACATCGCCCCCACCACCCGGCTCATCCTGCGCAAGCAGAAGAACGTGCGGGTGCTGTGGGGCGAGGTCAGCGAGGTCGATCTGAACGCGAAGACGGTCACGTCGCACCTGATGGGCATGTGGACCGTGACGTCCTACGACAGCCTGATCGTGGCGTCGGGTGCGCAGCAGTCCTACTTCGGCAACGACGAATTCGCCACCTACGCCCCCGGCATGAAGACCATCGACGACGCCCTGGAACTGCGCGGCCGCATCCTGAGCTCGTTCGAGGCCGCCGAGGTCGCGCTCGACCCGGCCGAGCGGGAACGACGGCTGACCTTTGTGGTGGTCGGCGCCGGGCCCACCGGCGTCGAGTTGGCCGGCGAGATCGTCCAGCTCGCCGAGCGCACCCTGGCCGGGGCGTTTCGCACCATCACCCCCACGGATTGCCGGGTGATCCTGCTCGACGCCGCACCCGCGGTGCTGCCGCCGATGGGCGAGAAGCTGGGCCTCAAAGCGCAGCGGCGGCTGGAGAAGATGGACGTCGAGGTCCAGCTCAACGCGATGGTGACCGCCGTCGACTACCAGGGCATCACCGTCAAGGACAAAGACGGCACCGAGCGTCGCATCGGCTGCGCCTGCAAAGTCTGGGCGGCCGGCGTGCAAGCCAGCCCGCTGGGCAAGATGCTCGCCGAGCAGTCCGACGGCACCGAAACCGACCGCGCCGGACGAGTGATCGTCGAGCCCGACCTGACCGTGAAGGGACACCCGAACGTCTTCGTCGTCGGCGACCTCACCTCGGTACCCGGGGTGCCCGGCATGGCCCAGGGCGCCATCCAGGGCGCACGCTACGTCACCAATGTCATCAAACACATCGTCAAGGGCCACGACGATCCCGCCACCCGCGAGCCCTTCAAGTACCACGACAAGGGCAGCATGGCGCTGGTCTCGCGGTACAGCGCCGTCGCGCAGATCGGCAAGATCGAGTTCGCCGGCTTCTTCGCCTGGTTGGCGTGGCTGCTGCTGCACCTCATCTACCTGGTCGGCCACCGCAACCGACTCGCCGCCATGTTCTCCTGGGGCATCTCGTTCCTGGGCCGCACCCGCGGGCAGATGGCCATCACCAGCCAGATGATCTACGCCCGCGTGGTGACCAACTGGATGGAGGAGCAAGCCGAGCAGGGGGCGCTGGCCGCCGCCGAACAAACCGACGAGGCCGAACGCAAGGCGGCGGGGTAG
- the pat_1 gene encoding putative phenylalanine aminotransferase, whose translation MRIDFDLSRNELPFDPLPQVRSILESSADRIRCYPEDECVMQLTAQIGELHGVPQDRVVVGPGSVGVLDAVLHAEAKGATVFGTPTFDEYASLVSRAGGLPVGAVSDPPGGQSLEAILARVDESTRQVIIATPHNPSGAAVTVDELVEFRRLLPKPVLLVVDQAYAEFDETLPDGAVRRLVTDMDGVVVLRSFSKAYGLAGLRIGFGVFSSGALAARVRAAVPTYAVNSVGITAATESLRHQRQLRERVTRVIGSRKRLEAFLLRHGLFSGVVSQGNFVWVPTPDSHALAQQVLADGILVREYPGLGVRITVQSEASVDAVIGSLTTHSRVNA comes from the coding sequence ATGAGAATCGATTTCGATCTGTCGCGCAACGAGCTGCCGTTCGACCCGCTGCCGCAGGTGCGCAGCATCCTCGAGTCCAGCGCGGACAGGATCCGCTGTTATCCCGAGGACGAGTGCGTCATGCAGTTGACGGCGCAGATCGGCGAGCTGCACGGTGTTCCGCAGGACAGGGTGGTCGTCGGACCCGGCAGTGTCGGCGTGCTGGACGCGGTGCTGCATGCGGAAGCCAAGGGCGCCACGGTATTCGGAACACCCACGTTCGACGAGTACGCGAGCCTGGTGTCGCGGGCCGGGGGTCTCCCGGTCGGGGCGGTCAGCGACCCGCCTGGCGGTCAGTCGCTCGAGGCCATTCTGGCTCGAGTCGACGAGTCCACGCGGCAGGTGATCATCGCGACGCCGCACAACCCGAGCGGCGCCGCGGTGACAGTGGACGAGCTTGTCGAGTTCCGGCGGTTGTTGCCGAAACCGGTTCTGCTGGTTGTGGATCAGGCCTACGCGGAGTTCGACGAGACACTGCCGGACGGCGCTGTGCGCCGACTGGTGACCGATATGGACGGCGTGGTGGTGCTGCGGAGCTTCTCCAAAGCCTACGGGCTGGCCGGGCTGCGGATCGGTTTCGGTGTGTTCAGCAGTGGGGCACTGGCCGCGCGGGTCCGCGCCGCCGTCCCGACATACGCGGTCAACTCGGTCGGCATCACCGCGGCCACGGAGTCGCTGCGGCATCAGCGGCAGTTACGCGAGCGGGTAACCCGCGTGATCGGCAGCCGGAAACGGCTGGAAGCCTTCCTGCTTCGGCACGGCCTGTTCAGCGGGGTCGTCTCGCAGGGAAACTTCGTGTGGGTGCCCACCCCGGACTCGCACGCGCTGGCGCAGCAAGTGCTCGCCGACGGCATCCTGGTGCGGGAGTATCCGGGGTTGGGCGTGCGGATCACCGTGCAATCCGAAGCATCCGTGGATGCCGTCATCGGGTCGCTGACAACGCATAGTCGCGTCAATGCATAA
- a CDS encoding hypothetical protein (frameshifted, insertion at around 724458), with the protein MVGALREPPRAQRATRAPRRSRRSRWAERAPLRASRLTRAIDEELADFDGSSTVCADVGVNTLWVYRYLTSMTRSIWSASFGTMGFAVPAAIAAAKNTDTRVAVAVAGDGGTSVTLSQIQSAVNVTKPVVFVVVNNLALAAIKFESEIMGWPDRGSAIPDINFAQYAASVEIKSRRVDTLRDFRAAFQEAIGAPRPYLIDARCVLNDAPVQAGRKHWRQVIGFFVAWSKEGRPGAATFGEVTRAVVRGKLDEWKPAD; encoded by the coding sequence ATGGTCGGTGCGCTGCGCGAACCCCCACGTGCCCAACGGGCTACCCGGGCGCCCCGCCGCAGCAGGCGCAGCCGATGGGCCGAACGGGCCCCGCTGCGGGCCTCGCGGCTGACCCGGGCGATCGATGAGGAGCTGGCCGACTTCGACGGCTCTAGCACGGTCTGCGCGGACGTCGGCGTGAATACGCTGTGGGTGTACCGGTACCTCACGTCGATGACGCGCAGTATCTGGTCGGCGTCGTTCGGGACCATGGGCTTCGCGGTGCCCGCGGCGATCGCGGCGGCGAAGAACACCGACACGCGGGTGGCCGTCGCGGTGGCCGGCGACGGCGGAACCTCGGTGACACTCAGCCAGATTCAGTCGGCAGTGAACGTCACCAAACCGGTGGTGTTCGTCGTCGTCAACAATCTGGCGCTCGCCGCGATCAAGTTCGAGAGCGAGATCATGGGCTGGCCGGACCGCGGCTCGGCTATCCCGGACATCAACTTCGCGCAGTACGCCGCATCCGTCGAGATCAAGTCGCGCCGCGTCGACACACTTCGCGATTTCCGGGCCGCCTTCCAAGAGGCTATCGGCGCGCCACGGCCCTACCTGATCGACGCACGCTGTGTGCTGAACGACGCACCGGTGCAGGCCGGGCGCAAGCACTGGCGACAGGTGATCGGGTTCTTCGTGGCGTGGTCGAAAGAGGGGCGGCCGGGCGCCGCGACGTTCGGCGAGGTGACCCGCGCCGTCGTCCGCGGCAAGCTGGACGAGTGGAAACCAGCGGATTAG
- the metZ gene encoding O-succinylhomoserine sulfhydrylase, with protein sequence MNGLPDGVSQATLGVRGGLTRSGFEETSEAMFLTSGYVYPSASVAEQSFTGEVDHYVYSRYGNPTVNMFQERLRLIEGAPAAFATASGMAAVFVSLGALLGAGDRLVAARSLFGSCFVVCNEILPRWGVQTVFVDGDDLSQWEQALSVPTQAVFFETPSNPMQSLVDIAAVTELAHAAGAKVVLDNVFATPLLQQGFPLGVDVVVYSGTKHIDGQGRVLGGAILGDKEYIDGPVQKLMRHTGPAMSAFNAWVLLKGLETLAVRVQYSNASAQRIAEFLEGHPAVSWVRYPFLPSHPQYDLAKRQMSGGGTVVTFELKADDGDYKQRAFEVLDKLQLIDISNNLGDAKSLVTHPATTTHRAMGPEGRAAIGLGDGVVRISVGLEGTDDLIADIDRALR encoded by the coding sequence ATGAACGGGCTGCCGGACGGTGTCAGCCAGGCCACTCTCGGGGTGCGCGGCGGCCTGACCCGCTCGGGGTTCGAAGAGACCTCCGAGGCGATGTTTCTGACGTCGGGTTACGTGTATCCGTCGGCGTCGGTGGCCGAGCAGTCGTTCACCGGCGAGGTCGACCACTACGTCTACTCGCGCTACGGCAATCCGACGGTGAACATGTTCCAGGAACGCCTGCGGCTGATCGAGGGCGCTCCGGCGGCGTTCGCGACGGCCAGTGGGATGGCCGCGGTGTTCGTGTCGCTGGGTGCGCTGCTGGGCGCCGGTGACCGGTTGGTGGCCGCGCGCAGCCTGTTCGGCTCGTGTTTCGTGGTGTGCAACGAGATCCTGCCGCGCTGGGGCGTGCAGACCGTGTTCGTCGACGGCGACGACCTGTCCCAGTGGGAGCAGGCTCTCTCGGTACCCACCCAGGCGGTGTTCTTCGAGACGCCGTCCAATCCGATGCAGTCGCTGGTCGACATCGCCGCGGTGACCGAGCTGGCGCATGCCGCCGGAGCAAAGGTGGTGTTGGACAACGTCTTCGCCACTCCTTTGCTACAGCAGGGTTTCCCGCTCGGGGTGGACGTGGTGGTTTATTCCGGCACCAAGCACATCGACGGGCAGGGCCGGGTACTCGGTGGCGCCATTCTGGGCGACAAAGAATACATCGACGGCCCGGTGCAGAAACTGATGCGGCACACCGGCCCGGCGATGAGCGCCTTCAATGCGTGGGTGCTGCTCAAAGGCCTTGAGACGCTTGCGGTTCGAGTCCAGTACAGCAACGCTTCCGCGCAGCGCATCGCCGAATTCCTGGAAGGTCATCCGGCGGTGAGTTGGGTGCGCTACCCGTTCCTGCCGTCACATCCGCAGTACGACCTCGCCAAGCGGCAGATGTCCGGCGGCGGAACGGTTGTCACGTTCGAACTTAAGGCCGACGACGGCGACTACAAGCAACGCGCCTTCGAGGTGCTGGACAAGTTGCAGTTGATCGACATCTCCAACAACCTCGGTGACGCGAAATCGCTTGTGACGCACCCGGCTACGACAACGCACCGGGCGATGGGACCAGAGGGCCGGGCCGCGATCGGGCTCGGCGACGGCGTGGTGCGCATCTCGGTGGGCCTGGAGGGCACCGACGACCTGATCGCCGATATCGATAGGGCGCTGCGTTAG
- a CDS encoding putative cytochrome P450, whose amino-acid sequence MTAAEEPLYRPFEPAGEDTHADLPPVIAPVVPDEGRLSSGRLSVVGALREDPLWPTRLSVPTLLGAVRGYGRPLPLPPGPAGLPVVGSFFELRRDPFELISRGAATYGDMFRIPMPLLDMVAVTHPDLLREFMDDADGRYSRYDLLGPLLKVIGANSIMLEGPKLRERRKMLMPMFTRRHLTTMADVFCSEFDERLAGWSSFAGTGQPVDLQYEISLMTLKVYLKTLFSASIGEQELRRLDADMRAITGLLGLTTLMVPFPNLLPRKGRSSLLPALARIYRLVGRLIKDRKKHPSETPDFLDTLLDARYEDGSPINRADLAAEIVGLLGGAYDPTGAALTWTVALLLKNPDSLTRLYGEVDALNGALPNFDDVSRLSWTKACFDEGQRMQGHPFFPRFCMADNELGGYRLPKLTLVGASMSVVHRDPRWWPEPDRFDPMRFLDPEQVRARPRLAFMPFSSGQHFCLGTTMAYMAAQFFLTMLFQRFRLSVPDGWQPEPQFTFSVMVKGGLPAVLTRA is encoded by the coding sequence TTGACCGCTGCGGAAGAGCCGCTGTATCGGCCGTTCGAGCCGGCGGGCGAGGACACTCACGCGGACCTGCCGCCGGTGATCGCGCCCGTCGTGCCGGATGAGGGCCGGTTGTCCAGCGGCCGGCTCAGCGTGGTCGGTGCGCTACGGGAAGATCCGCTGTGGCCCACCCGGCTGTCGGTACCCACCCTGCTGGGCGCCGTACGCGGGTACGGGCGTCCGTTGCCGTTGCCGCCGGGACCGGCCGGGCTGCCGGTCGTCGGCTCCTTCTTCGAGCTGCGCCGCGACCCCTTCGAGCTGATCAGCCGCGGCGCCGCCACTTACGGCGACATGTTCCGCATCCCGATGCCGCTGCTGGACATGGTCGCGGTCACTCACCCGGACCTGTTGCGCGAGTTCATGGACGACGCCGACGGCCGGTACAGCCGCTACGACCTGCTGGGTCCGCTGCTGAAGGTGATCGGCGCCAACAGCATCATGCTGGAAGGCCCGAAATTGCGGGAGCGCCGCAAGATGCTGATGCCGATGTTCACCCGTCGGCACCTGACGACGATGGCCGACGTGTTCTGCAGCGAGTTCGACGAACGCCTCGCCGGCTGGTCGTCGTTCGCCGGGACCGGTCAGCCGGTGGACCTGCAGTACGAGATCTCGCTGATGACGTTGAAGGTCTACCTGAAGACGTTGTTCTCCGCCTCGATCGGGGAGCAGGAGTTGCGCCGGCTCGACGCCGACATGCGGGCCATCACCGGACTGCTCGGCCTGACCACGCTGATGGTCCCGTTCCCCAATCTCCTTCCGCGCAAAGGCCGTTCGAGTCTGCTGCCGGCGTTGGCACGGATCTACCGGCTGGTCGGCCGGCTGATCAAGGACCGCAAGAAACACCCGTCGGAGACGCCGGACTTCCTGGACACTTTGCTCGACGCGCGGTACGAGGACGGCTCGCCGATCAACCGGGCCGACCTGGCGGCCGAGATCGTCGGCCTGCTCGGCGGCGCCTACGACCCCACCGGCGCGGCCCTGACCTGGACGGTGGCCCTGCTGCTGAAGAACCCCGACAGCCTGACCAGGCTGTACGGCGAGGTCGACGCGCTGAACGGCGCGTTGCCCAACTTCGACGACGTGTCGCGGCTGAGCTGGACCAAAGCGTGCTTCGACGAGGGTCAGCGCATGCAGGGGCACCCGTTCTTCCCGCGGTTCTGCATGGCCGACAACGAACTCGGCGGCTACCGGCTGCCGAAACTCACGCTGGTGGGGGCCTCGATGTCGGTGGTGCACCGCGACCCGCGCTGGTGGCCGGAGCCCGACCGCTTCGACCCGATGCGGTTCCTGGACCCCGAGCAGGTGCGGGCGCGGCCGAGGCTGGCGTTCATGCCGTTCAGCTCCGGCCAGCATTTCTGCCTCGGCACCACCATGGCCTATATGGCGGCGCAGTTCTTCCTGACGATGCTGTTCCAGCGTTTCCGGCTCAGCGTGCCCGACGGCTGGCAGCCCGAGCCGCAGTTCACCTTCTCGGTGATGGTGAAGGGCGGTCTGCCGGCGGTCTTGACCCGCGCTTGA
- a CDS encoding FAD-dependent oxidoreductase: MGAGIAGLAVASGLQRAGWDVSVLERAADSQPAPAGLSIFGNGFRALDELGLGSAVRAISADEPPYTKSGIRKPNGRFLVTFAPTTYQNLRAVDRTELHAAMLATLRAGSVHWGQRVAEAGTDGVHTDDGHHAEADLIVGADGIRSRVRASLPQDRPTRRSGYGVWRAITARPVPVGAGGETWGSGQRFGLVPLKDGRVYWFAVVTSARNETGAAALDEVRSLFGGWHEPIAELIDATEPEAVHYTHSEELDGPLRSYVHGRTVLIGDAAHAMSPNLGQGANQALEDAATLCALLAPVQDRTEIEPALHRYDRLRRPRTQRIARESHNIGIAGQWSNPVLVWCRKTGMTLAPNWVFSRRTTRLQEWQFRSGK, translated from the coding sequence GTGGGCGCGGGAATCGCCGGACTCGCGGTGGCCAGCGGACTGCAGCGCGCCGGGTGGGATGTCTCCGTACTGGAGCGAGCGGCCGATTCACAACCGGCTCCGGCCGGATTATCCATATTCGGCAACGGTTTTCGCGCTCTCGACGAGCTCGGTCTGGGCTCTGCCGTGCGGGCGATAAGCGCCGACGAACCCCCCTACACCAAGTCGGGCATCCGCAAGCCGAACGGCCGGTTTCTGGTCACGTTCGCCCCGACGACGTATCAGAACCTGCGCGCCGTCGACCGCACCGAGCTGCACGCGGCGATGTTGGCCACCCTGCGTGCAGGCTCCGTGCACTGGGGACAGCGAGTAGCCGAAGCCGGAACGGACGGCGTCCACACCGACGACGGGCACCACGCCGAAGCCGACCTGATCGTCGGCGCCGACGGGATCCGCAGCCGCGTCCGCGCCAGCCTGCCGCAGGACCGTCCGACCCGGCGTAGCGGCTACGGCGTCTGGCGGGCCATAACCGCGCGGCCGGTACCCGTGGGAGCCGGCGGGGAGACCTGGGGCAGCGGCCAACGGTTCGGTCTGGTGCCGCTCAAGGACGGCCGGGTCTACTGGTTCGCCGTGGTGACCAGCGCGCGCAACGAAACCGGCGCCGCCGCCCTCGACGAGGTCCGGTCCTTGTTCGGCGGCTGGCACGAGCCGATCGCCGAGCTGATCGACGCCACCGAGCCCGAAGCCGTGCACTACACCCACAGCGAGGAGCTCGACGGCCCGCTGCGGTCCTACGTGCACGGCCGCACCGTGTTGATCGGCGACGCGGCGCACGCGATGTCACCCAACCTCGGCCAGGGCGCCAACCAGGCGCTCGAAGACGCAGCAACCCTCTGCGCGTTGCTGGCACCGGTGCAGGACCGCACCGAAATCGAACCGGCGCTGCACCGCTATGACCGGCTGCGCCGGCCCCGAACCCAGCGCATCGCCCGCGAATCGCACAACATCGGGATCGCCGGCCAGTGGAGCAACCCGGTGCTGGTCTGGTGCCGCAAAACAGGCATGACGCTGGCCCCGAACTGGGTCTTCAGTCGCCGAACCACTCGTTTACAGGAGTGGCAATTTCGCTCCGGCAAGTAA